From Flavobacterium alkalisoli, the proteins below share one genomic window:
- a CDS encoding MBL fold metallo-hydrolase has protein sequence MKLYPIESGNFKLDGGAMFGVVPKTLWSKTNPADNNNLIDIAARCLLIEDGNRLILIDTGMGNKQNEKFFGYYSLWGDHSMDKSLAKYGFHRDDITDVFMTHLHFDHCGGSVQWNKDRTGYEVAFKNANFWTNDNHWEWATKPNAREKASFLSENILPMQESGQLKFINRPEGDFLDKSELGFGIFFADGHTEKQMIPHINYNGKTIVFMADLLPTAGHIPLPYVMGYDTRPLLTLEEKAKFMNAAADNGYYLFLEHDAHNEIITVEHTEKGVRLKDIYKCSDILI, from the coding sequence ATGAAATTATACCCTATAGAAAGTGGTAACTTTAAGCTGGATGGCGGCGCTATGTTTGGCGTTGTGCCTAAAACCCTTTGGAGTAAAACCAACCCTGCCGACAATAATAATCTGATTGATATTGCTGCAAGGTGCCTTTTAATTGAAGACGGTAACAGGCTGATTTTGATTGATACGGGAATGGGAAACAAGCAAAATGAGAAATTTTTCGGGTACTATTCTCTTTGGGGCGACCACTCTATGGACAAATCACTGGCCAAATATGGGTTTCACAGAGACGATATTACCGATGTTTTTATGACCCACCTTCACTTTGATCATTGTGGCGGCAGTGTTCAGTGGAATAAAGACCGTACCGGCTATGAGGTAGCATTTAAAAATGCTAATTTCTGGACAAACGACAATCATTGGGAATGGGCCACAAAACCAAACGCCCGTGAAAAGGCTTCTTTTTTAAGTGAAAACATTCTGCCGATGCAGGAAAGCGGACAGCTTAAGTTCATTAACAGGCCTGAAGGTGATTTTCTCGACAAAAGTGAATTGGGATTTGGTATCTTTTTTGCCGACGGACATACCGAAAAACAAATGATACCGCATATTAACTACAACGGAAAAACCATTGTATTCATGGCCGATTTGCTTCCTACAGCAGGGCATATTCCGCTGCCTTATGTTATGGGTTATGATACACGCCCGCTTTTAACATTGGAGGAAAAGGCAAAATTTATGAACGCTGCAGCCGATAACGGCTATTACCTTTTCCTGGAACACGATGCGCATAATGAAATAATTACGGTAGAACATACCGAAAAAGGCGTACGTTTAAAAGACATTTACAAATGTAGTGATATACTAATTTAG
- a CDS encoding S8 family peptidase, protein MKFKSIYLSAALALFLASCGSSKKITATPLAINTTITAKKADLTDIQEERWSHLDLLTDTIPGMSVDRAYSELLKDKKADKIIVGVIDSGVDIEHPDLQAVIWTNPKEIAGNGIDDDNNGYVDDIHGWNFLGDINHENMEFIRILKKGDDGSAIYKRAKEKYDEEYNHALAGKMQMDFIQKADKSFQELTGKENYTAEDLKGLDIKDPNLAGVRNQFVMILADLTREELAKEVNSGVEHYNNELEYHLNLKYNAREILGDNPDDFSTKSYGNNNVIGPDKDGAKHGTHVSGIIAQVRNNGIGGDGIASNVVEIMAVRAVPDGDEYDKDVALAIRYAVDNGAKVINGSFGKYFSTHSDWVYDAIKYAGEKDVLIVCAAGNEGTFLDKNGGVERYPNDNMVTGPEISDNFICIGALNNKLTEKGLVAPFSNYGKNNVDVFSPGMRIYATTPDNHYEFLQGTSMASPNAAGVAALIRAYYPKLSASQVKHILMDSGLAVNMQVQVGEDDDKKVIMFSEASKSGKIVNAYNALIMADQISRGK, encoded by the coding sequence ATGAAGTTTAAGTCTATTTACCTGTCGGCTGCCTTGGCATTGTTCCTGGCAAGCTGCGGTTCATCAAAAAAAATCACGGCAACTCCACTTGCCATAAATACGACTATCACAGCTAAAAAAGCTGACCTTACTGATATACAGGAAGAGCGTTGGAGCCACTTAGACCTGCTAACAGACACTATTCCGGGAATGAGTGTGGACAGGGCTTACAGCGAACTGCTTAAAGACAAAAAGGCAGACAAAATTATTGTTGGTGTAATTGACTCAGGTGTTGATATTGAGCATCCTGATTTACAGGCCGTAATATGGACAAACCCTAAAGAAATTGCAGGTAATGGTATTGATGATGACAATAACGGATATGTAGACGATATTCATGGTTGGAACTTCTTAGGAGACATCAACCACGAAAACATGGAGTTCATCAGAATCCTTAAAAAAGGTGATGATGGTTCTGCTATTTACAAAAGAGCAAAAGAAAAGTATGATGAAGAATACAACCACGCTCTTGCAGGCAAAATGCAGATGGACTTTATTCAAAAAGCAGATAAATCTTTCCAGGAGCTTACCGGTAAAGAAAATTATACCGCAGAAGACCTTAAGGGCCTTGATATAAAAGACCCGAATCTTGCCGGTGTAAGAAACCAGTTTGTAATGATTTTAGCAGATCTTACAAGAGAAGAGCTTGCTAAAGAAGTTAACTCTGGTGTAGAACACTATAACAACGAGCTTGAATACCACCTGAACCTAAAATATAACGCTCGTGAAATTTTAGGCGATAACCCTGATGATTTCAGCACTAAAAGTTATGGTAATAACAACGTAATTGGTCCTGATAAAGACGGTGCTAAACACGGTACTCACGTATCTGGTATTATCGCTCAGGTAAGAAACAACGGTATTGGTGGTGACGGTATTGCCAGCAATGTTGTCGAAATTATGGCCGTAAGAGCCGTGCCGGATGGTGATGAGTATGATAAAGATGTTGCTCTTGCTATACGTTATGCTGTAGACAATGGTGCTAAAGTTATTAACGGTAGTTTTGGTAAATACTTCTCTACTCACAGCGACTGGGTATATGATGCTATTAAATATGCAGGAGAAAAAGACGTTCTAATTGTTTGTGCTGCCGGTAACGAAGGTACTTTCCTTGACAAAAACGGTGGCGTAGAGCGTTATCCTAACGATAACATGGTTACAGGTCCTGAAATTTCAGATAACTTTATCTGTATTGGTGCCCTTAACAACAAGCTTACTGAAAAAGGTTTAGTAGCTCCTTTCTCTAACTACGGTAAAAATAACGTTGACGTATTTAGCCCGGGTATGAGAATTTATGCAACAACTCCGGATAATCACTATGAGTTCCTTCAGGGTACTTCTATGGCATCTCCTAATGCAGCAGGTGTTGCGGCACTTATACGTGCTTACTACCCTAAACTTTCTGCTTCTCAGGTTAAGCACATCCTTATGGATTCAGGTTTAGCTGTTAACATGCAGGTACAGGTAGGTGAAGATGATGACAAGAAAGTAATCATGTTCAGTGAGGCTTCAAAATCAGGTAAAATTGTAAATGCTTACAACGCCCTGATCATGGCCGATCAGATTTCAAGAGGAAAATAA